The genomic DNA CAGAGCCTCGGGATCGAGGCCGGCACCGGCCTGATGTTCGCGATGCTGCTGTTCCTGCTCGTGACCGGCATCCCGCTGGCCTATGTCACCCTGCTGGTGGCACTGTTCTTCGTGCTGGGCTGGTTCGGCCCGTCCGCGGTGCCGCTGATCACCTCGCGGATCTATTCCTTTGTTTCCAGCTTCGTCTTCGTGTCGGTGCCGATGTTCGTGCTGATGGCCGCGATCCTCGACCGGTCAGGCATCGCGCGCGACCTCTTTGATGCGATGAAGCTCTTCGCGGGCCGGATGCGCGGCGGCGTGGCGGTGCAGACGATCTTTGTCGCCGTGATCCTTGCAGCGATGTCGGGCATCATCGGTGGAGAGATCGTGCTGCTGGGCCTGATCGCCCTGCCCCAGATGCTGCGGCTGGGTTACGACCGCAAACTGGCCATCGGCGTGGTCTGCGCGGGTGGTGCGCTGGGCACGATGATCCCGCCGTCGATCGTGCTGATCATCTATGGCCTGACGGCCAACGTCTCGATCGGGGACCTGTTCACGGCGGCCTTCATCCCCGGCGCGATGCTGGCGGCGTTCTATGTGGCCTATGTCCTGATTCGCACCCGCATGAACCCCGACATGGCCCCGCTGGGCGATCTCAGCGGCGTCGACAGGACCGAGAAGCTGCGGCTGGCCAAGGGGCTGGTGCTGCCGATGCTGGTGGTCGTGGGCGTTCTGGGGTCGATCTATGGCGGTATCGCCAGCGTGACCGAGGCATCAGCCGTGGGCGTCATAGGCGTCACCCTGTCGACCATGGTGCGCGGCGAGTTTTCCTTTCGGATGATGATCGACGCAGCCCTTCAGACGCTGCAGACCGTGGGCATGATCGTCTGGATCGGTATCGGCGCCACGGCGCTGGTCGGCGTGTTCAACCTGATGGGCGGCATCCATTTCGTCACGGAACTGATCACCGGCATTTCCGACAACCCGGTCCTGATCCTGCTCTTCATGATGGTGATCCTCTTCGTGCTGGGCATGTTCCTCGACTGGGTGGGCATCGCCCTGCTGACCATGCCGGTCTTCGTGCCGATCATCGTCAGCCTTGGCTACGATCCGGTCTGGTTCGGGGTGGTGTTCTGCATGAACATGCAGATGAGCTTCCTGTCGCCGCCCTTCGGTCCTGCGGCCTTCTACCTCAAGTCCGTGGCCCCGCCCGACATTTCACTGGGCGAGATCTTTCGCGCGCTGCTGCCGTTCATCGGGTTGCAGGCGCTGGCTGTCGGTTTGCTGATCCTGTTTCCGGCGCTGGCCTACTACTGACCGGCGACGGGCGTCGTCACGAAGGCGTTGGAATCCCCGCACGGCCCGCGCTATGACGCGCGTGGGACCGCGCGCCGCGCGGGCCGGATCAAGGAGAAAGCCCGATGACCTTCGACCGCAGCCTCAAGATCGCGCCGTCGATCCTGTCCGCCGACTTTGCCGACTTTGGCCGCGAGATTCGCGCGATCGAGGATCAGGGCGCCGACTGGGTGCATGTGGACGTGATGGACGGACATTTCGTACCGAACCTGACGTTCGGCCCGCCTGCGGTGAAGGCGTTCCGCCGCCACGTGACCACGTTCATGGACGTGCATCTGATGATCTCTCCGGTCGATGCCTATATCGATGCCTACGCCGAGGCGGGCGCCGACATGCTGACCGCCCATGTCGAGGCCGGGCCGCATATTCACCGCACCCTGCAGGCGATCCGCGCGGCGGGGATGAAGGCGGGCGTGGCCCTGAACCCCGGCACCCCGGCAGAAGCCGTGGCAGAGCTGATGGACGTGGCCGACATGGTGCTGGTGATGACCGTCAACCCCGGTTTCGGTGGGCAGAAGTTCATCGACATGACCGCCAAGATCGCCCGTGTGCGTGACATGATCGGCGACCGAGAGGTCCACATTCAGGTGGACGGCGGCGTCGATCCCGTCACGGCGCCGCTGGTGGTGGCCGCCGGCGCCGACGTATTGGTCGCAGGATCCGCCGTGTTCCGGGGCGGGTCCGTAGACGCGGCACAGGTCTACGGCGAGAACATGCGCGCGATTCGCGCCGCCGTGCGGGGCTGAGGGCATGGCCGTCCTTTCGTCCAGCCGCGCGATGGCAGTGGCAGGGCGCATGCCGTCGATGCACTTCAAAATGACAAGGAACAGCTGATGGCCCGGATCGTCTTCGACCTTGATGGCACGCTGATCGACAGCGCGCCCGATATCCACGGTGTCGCCAATACCGTGCTGGCGGACGAGGGGCTAGCGCCCCTGACCATGACGCAGACGCAGGATTTCATCGGCGACGGGACCGCCGTCTTCGTGCAGCGGATGCGCGCGGCGCGGGACATGCCTGACAGCGATCAGGACCGCCTGCTGGCGGCCTTCATGGCGCGCTATGACGGTGCGGTGGCGCTGACGCAGGTCTATCCGGGCGTCGTGGCGGCGCTGACAGCCCTGC from Loktanella sp. M215 includes the following:
- a CDS encoding TRAP transporter large permease translates to MEFFGSLQSLGIEAGTGLMFAMLLFLLVTGIPLAYVTLLVALFFVLGWFGPSAVPLITSRIYSFVSSFVFVSVPMFVLMAAILDRSGIARDLFDAMKLFAGRMRGGVAVQTIFVAVILAAMSGIIGGEIVLLGLIALPQMLRLGYDRKLAIGVVCAGGALGTMIPPSIVLIIYGLTANVSIGDLFTAAFIPGAMLAAFYVAYVLIRTRMNPDMAPLGDLSGVDRTEKLRLAKGLVLPMLVVVGVLGSIYGGIASVTEASAVGVIGVTLSTMVRGEFSFRMMIDAALQTLQTVGMIVWIGIGATALVGVFNLMGGIHFVTELITGISDNPVLILLFMMVILFVLGMFLDWVGIALLTMPVFVPIIVSLGYDPVWFGVVFCMNMQMSFLSPPFGPAAFYLKSVAPPDISLGEIFRALLPFIGLQALAVGLLILFPALAYY
- the rpe gene encoding ribulose-phosphate 3-epimerase, coding for MTFDRSLKIAPSILSADFADFGREIRAIEDQGADWVHVDVMDGHFVPNLTFGPPAVKAFRRHVTTFMDVHLMISPVDAYIDAYAEAGADMLTAHVEAGPHIHRTLQAIRAAGMKAGVALNPGTPAEAVAELMDVADMVLVMTVNPGFGGQKFIDMTAKIARVRDMIGDREVHIQVDGGVDPVTAPLVVAAGADVLVAGSAVFRGGSVDAAQVYGENMRAIRAAVRG